One part of the Pelecanus crispus isolate bPelCri1 chromosome 20, bPelCri1.pri, whole genome shotgun sequence genome encodes these proteins:
- the CFD gene encoding complement factor D, producing MGPSPAPLLILAPLLLLGAVVNGQPRGRILGGYEAKPHLRPYMASLQLDGQHVCGGFLIAEQWVLSAAHCTEETDGKIFQVLLGAHSLTEPEPHKRLYRVRAQIAHPGSNIHNNKDDLLLLQLEEKAELNAHVQVLPFQREDRDVAADTVCEVAGWGTISHSGRRPDKLYQLERPVISRDVCNHRTYHDHTITEKMMCTDSRRKDTCKGDSGGPLVCSGVAEGVVTAGSRVCGNYKKPAIYTRIAPYAHWIDSVIASAAGEGDAR from the exons ATGGGGCCGAGTCCCGCTCCCCTCCTCATCCTCGctccgctgctgctgctgggggccgTGGTGAACG ggcagccccggggacgGATCCTGGGGGGCTACGAGGCCAAGCCCCACCTGAGGCCGTACATGGCCTCGCTGCAGCTGGACGGGCAGCACGTCTGCGGGGGCTTCCTCATCGCCGAGCAGTGGGTGCTGAGCGCCGCCCACTGCACCGAGGAGAC GGACGGCAAAATCTTCCAGGTCCTCCTGGGCGCCCACTCGCTGACGGAGCCGGAGCCCCACAAACGCCTGTACCGGGTGCGCGCCCAGATCGCCCACCCCGGCAGCAACATCCACAACAACAAGGAcgacctcctcctcctccag ctggaggagaaagcGGAGCTCAACGCGCACGTGCAGGTGCTGCCGTTCCAGCGGGAGGACAGGGACGTGGCGGCCGACACGGTGTGCGAGGTGGCCGGCTGGGGCACCATCAGCCACAGCGGCCGCCGGCCGGACAAGCTCTACCAGCTGGAGCGGCCGGTGATCAGCCGCGACGTCTGCAACCACCGCACCTACCACGACCACACCATCACCGAGAAGATGATGTGCACTGACTCCCGCAGGAAGGACACCTGCAAG GGAGACTCCGGCGGCCCCCTGGTCTGCAGCGGGGTGGCCGAGGGGGTGGTCACGGCCGGCTCCCGCGTCTGCGGCAACTACAAGAAACCCGCCATCTACACCCGTATCGCCCCGTACGCGCACTGGATCGACAGCGTCATCGCCTCCGCGGCTGGGGAGGGAGACGCTCGCTGA